A section of the Quatrionicoccus australiensis genome encodes:
- the secD gene encoding protein translocase subunit SecD, with translation MNRYPLWKYITVAIALVLGFIYTLPNFFGESPAVQVSSAKVTIKIDDKTKARVEEALSAAGVANDGILLDLNGVKTRFKDTDTQLKAKDVLEKAFNPDPADPKYVVALNLLSASPQWLTAMHSLPMYLGLDLRGGVHFLLQVDMKGALTKRLDSTAGDLRTLLRDKNLRHAGISREGDRLVVKFREVETRDKARNVISDGQPDLLVAEQSDGSDFKLIATLKPQAQQKIGEFALKQNINTLHNRINELGVAEPVIQQQGADRIVVQLPGVQDTAKAKDILGRTATLEIRMVDDAPGGLEAALAGNPPFGTEVYNERGGQPLLVKKQVVLTGDRLTDAQPGFDNQTQEAAVHLTLDSAGARIFRDITRENVGKRMAILLIEKGKGEVVTAPVIRTEIGGGRVQISGRMSTSEANDTALLLRAGSLAAPMDIIEERTIGPSLGADNIQKGFHSTLWGFAAIALFMIVYYQVFGVVSVLALGANLLFLIALLSLLQATLTLPGIAAIALALGMAIDSNVLINERIREELRNGMPPQGAISEGYERAFGTILDSNVTTLIVGLMLLIFGSGPVRGFAVVHCLGILTSIFSSVVVSRALVNLIYGRQKKLTKVAIGQLWKPAAAPIDGQK, from the coding sequence ATGAATCGCTATCCTCTCTGGAAGTACATCACCGTCGCCATCGCGCTGGTGCTTGGTTTCATCTACACCCTGCCCAATTTCTTCGGCGAGTCGCCGGCCGTGCAGGTTTCGAGCGCCAAGGTCACCATCAAGATCGATGACAAGACCAAGGCCCGCGTCGAAGAAGCCTTGAGCGCCGCCGGCGTTGCCAACGACGGCATCCTGCTCGACCTGAACGGCGTCAAGACCCGCTTCAAGGACACCGACACCCAGTTGAAGGCCAAGGACGTCCTGGAAAAAGCCTTCAATCCTGACCCGGCCGATCCGAAATACGTCGTCGCCCTCAACCTGCTTTCGGCCTCGCCGCAATGGTTGACCGCCATGCACTCGCTGCCGATGTATCTCGGCCTCGACCTGCGCGGCGGCGTGCACTTCCTGCTCCAGGTGGACATGAAGGGCGCGCTGACCAAGCGCCTCGACTCGACCGCCGGCGACCTGCGCACCCTGCTGCGCGACAAGAACCTGCGCCACGCCGGCATCAGCCGCGAAGGCGACCGTCTGGTCGTCAAGTTCCGCGAAGTCGAAACCCGCGACAAGGCACGCAACGTGATCAGCGACGGCCAGCCGGATCTGCTGGTCGCCGAACAGTCCGACGGCAGTGACTTCAAGCTGATTGCGACGCTCAAGCCGCAGGCGCAGCAGAAGATCGGCGAATTCGCGCTGAAGCAGAACATCAATACCCTGCACAACCGGATCAACGAACTCGGCGTCGCCGAGCCGGTGATCCAGCAGCAAGGCGCCGATCGCATCGTCGTTCAACTGCCGGGCGTGCAGGACACGGCCAAGGCCAAGGACATCCTCGGCCGCACCGCGACCCTCGAAATCCGCATGGTCGACGACGCACCGGGTGGCCTGGAGGCAGCTCTGGCCGGCAACCCGCCTTTCGGCACCGAGGTCTATAACGAACGCGGCGGCCAACCGCTGCTGGTCAAGAAGCAGGTCGTCCTGACCGGCGACCGCCTGACCGACGCCCAACCCGGTTTCGACAACCAGACCCAGGAAGCCGCCGTGCATCTGACGCTGGACTCGGCCGGCGCCCGCATCTTCCGCGACATCACGCGCGAAAACGTCGGCAAGCGCATGGCCATCCTGCTCATCGAAAAGGGCAAGGGCGAAGTCGTCACCGCACCGGTCATCCGTACCGAAATCGGCGGCGGCCGCGTCCAGATTTCCGGCCGCATGTCCACCAGCGAAGCCAACGACACCGCCCTGCTGCTGCGCGCCGGTTCGCTGGCCGCACCGATGGACATCATCGAGGAACGCACGATCGGCCCGTCGCTCGGCGCCGACAACATCCAGAAGGGCTTCCATTCGACGCTCTGGGGTTTTGCTGCAATCGCGCTGTTCATGATCGTTTATTACCAGGTCTTCGGCGTCGTCTCGGTGCTCGCCCTGGGCGCCAACCTGCTCTTCCTGATCGCCCTGCTCTCTCTGCTGCAGGCGACGCTGACCCTGCCCGGCATCGCCGCCATCGCGCTGGCGCTGGGTATGGCCATCGACTCGAACGTGCTGATCAACGAACGGATCCGCGAGGAATTGCGTAACGGCATGCCGCCGCAAGGCGCCATCTCGGAAGGCTACGAACGCGCTTTCGGGACCATTCTCGACTCCAACGTGACGACGCTGATCGTCGGCCTGATGCTGCTCATCTTCGGCTCCGGCCCGGTGCGCGGCTTCGCCGTCGTGCATTGTCTCGGCATCCTGACCTCGATCTTCTCTTCGGTCGTCGTTTCCCGTGCCCTGGTCAACCTGATCTACGGCCGCCAGAAGAAGCTGACCAAGGTTGCCATCGGCCAGCTCTGGAAACCCGCTGCCGCCCCAATCGACGGTCAGAAATAA
- the secF gene encoding protein translocase subunit SecF, which yields MEFFRIHKDIPFMRHALTFNVISLVTFILAVVFLFTKGLHLSVEFTGGTLIETHYEQTADLEKVRNALGKAGFSDYAVQNFGSSQDVMIRLPLKGEQNSNQLGEAVMKSLEADAPGSQLRRVEFVGPQVGKELAENGAMALLLVIIGIVIYLAVRFEWRFSVSAIIANLHDVVIILGFFAFFQWEFSLSVLAAILAVLGYSVNESVVVFDRVRETFKGKRGLTTPEVLDHAITSTISRTIITHGCTQMMVLSMLVFGGETLHYFAMALTIGICFGIYSSVLVASPLVMWLGVSREQFIAKQKKVVEGANEEGAVV from the coding sequence ATGGAATTTTTCCGCATCCACAAAGACATTCCCTTCATGCGCCACGCGCTGACGTTCAACGTCATCTCGCTGGTCACCTTCATCCTCGCCGTCGTCTTCCTGTTCACCAAGGGGCTGCATCTCTCGGTCGAATTCACCGGCGGTACGCTGATCGAAACCCACTACGAACAGACTGCCGACCTGGAAAAGGTGCGCAATGCGCTGGGCAAGGCGGGGTTCAGCGATTACGCCGTGCAGAACTTCGGCTCCTCGCAGGACGTCATGATCCGTCTGCCGCTCAAGGGCGAGCAGAACAGCAACCAGCTCGGCGAAGCGGTGATGAAGTCGCTCGAAGCCGATGCCCCCGGTTCGCAGTTGCGTCGCGTCGAGTTCGTCGGTCCGCAGGTCGGCAAGGAACTTGCCGAAAATGGCGCCATGGCCCTGCTGCTGGTCATCATCGGCATCGTCATCTATCTGGCCGTACGCTTCGAATGGCGCTTTTCGGTCTCGGCGATCATCGCCAACCTGCACGACGTGGTGATCATTCTCGGCTTCTTCGCCTTCTTCCAGTGGGAGTTCTCGCTGTCGGTGCTGGCCGCCATCCTGGCCGTGCTCGGTTACTCGGTGAATGAGTCGGTCGTCGTATTCGACCGCGTGCGCGAAACCTTCAAGGGAAAGCGCGGCCTGACCACGCCGGAAGTGCTCGACCACGCGATCACCAGCACGATCAGCCGGACGATCATCACGCACGGCTGTACGCAGATGATGGTTCTGTCGATGCTCGTCTTCGGTGGCGAAACCCTGCACTACTTCGCGATGGCGCTGACCATCGGCATCTGCTTCGGCATCTACTCCTCGGTGCTGGTCGCCAGCCCGCTGGTCATGTGGCTGGGCGTGTCGCGCGAACAGTTCATCGCCAAGCAGAAAAAAGTCGTCGAAGGCGCCAACGAAGAAGGCGCCGTGGTTTAA
- the queA gene encoding tRNA preQ1(34) S-adenosylmethionine ribosyltransferase-isomerase QueA, producing the protein MSLTVDDFDFPLPPELIAQHPSAERGGSRLLHVSGQQLVDRQFAALPDLLRAGDLLVFNDTRVIKARFFGVKDSGGRVEIMLERIVDATHAICQIRASKAPKTGCTLLLADAFTVKMTGRAGADGDFFALELVDRTDFWEVAEQYGKLPLPPYIEHPAEGADETRYQTVYAREPGAVAAPTAGLHFTEEMLATLRAQGVNTAFVTLHVGAGTYRPVRVEKIADHRMHSERYEIPQATADAIAATRAAGGRVIAVGTTSLRSLESAGNDDGTVRVGASETDIFITPGYRFKVVDRLITNFHLPKSTLLMLVSAFAGYANIRAAYAHAVAERYRFFSYGDAMLLEKIDAI; encoded by the coding sequence ATGTCGTTGACAGTAGACGACTTCGACTTCCCCCTCCCGCCCGAACTGATCGCCCAGCATCCCTCCGCCGAGCGCGGTGGCAGCCGCTTGCTGCACGTCAGCGGTCAACAGCTTGTGGACCGGCAATTTGCCGCACTGCCCGATTTGCTCCGGGCCGGCGACCTGCTCGTCTTCAACGATACGCGCGTTATCAAGGCACGCTTCTTCGGCGTCAAGGACAGCGGCGGCCGGGTCGAAATCATGCTCGAACGCATCGTCGATGCGACGCACGCAATCTGCCAGATTCGCGCCAGCAAGGCGCCGAAGACCGGCTGCACGCTGCTGCTGGCTGATGCCTTCACGGTAAAAATGACCGGCCGGGCTGGTGCCGACGGTGATTTCTTTGCCCTGGAGCTGGTCGACCGTACGGACTTCTGGGAAGTCGCCGAACAGTACGGCAAGCTGCCACTGCCGCCCTATATCGAACACCCCGCCGAAGGCGCCGACGAAACGCGCTACCAGACGGTCTATGCGCGTGAGCCGGGCGCCGTCGCCGCGCCTACTGCCGGCCTGCATTTCACCGAGGAAATGCTGGCCACGCTGCGCGCGCAGGGCGTCAATACCGCCTTCGTCACGCTGCATGTCGGCGCCGGCACCTACCGGCCGGTACGCGTCGAGAAAATCGCCGACCACCGCATGCACAGCGAGCGTTACGAAATCCCGCAGGCCACGGCCGATGCCATCGCCGCCACCCGCGCCGCCGGCGGCCGCGTCATCGCGGTCGGCACGACCAGCCTGCGCTCGCTCGAATCGGCCGGCAACGACGATGGCACGGTGCGCGTCGGCGCCAGCGAAACCGACATCTTCATCACGCCGGGTTATCGCTTCAAGGTCGTCGACCGCCTGATCACCAATTTCCACCTGCCGAAATCGACGCTGCTCATGCTCGTCTCGGCCTTTGCCGGCTACGCCAACATCCGCGCCGCCTATGCCCACGCCGTAGCCGAGCGCTACCGCTTCTTCAGCTATGGCGATGCCATGCTTCTGGAAAAAATCGATGCAATTTGA
- a CDS encoding cytochrome b/b6 domain-containing protein: MNSKRIRLWDLPTRLFHWLLVLAMLGAVVSGQLGGNLIDRHAVIGLFILGLLVFRLVWGVLGSTYARFAQFFPTPGRIRAYLKGEWQGEGHNPLGALSVFALLGLLTVQVLTGLFSNDDIAFVGPLFDLVSKDLSNRLTGIHHLVADGLIILVVLHIAAVAFYVRVKNKNLVKPMLTGWQEGEGKSATGGGAVAFVVAVLIAAAVVYGASGVWLPEPPPPPPAAETPSW; the protein is encoded by the coding sequence ATGAACAGCAAACGCATCCGTCTCTGGGATCTGCCGACCCGCCTGTTCCACTGGCTGCTCGTGCTGGCCATGCTGGGCGCGGTGGTCAGCGGCCAGCTCGGCGGCAACCTGATCGACCGGCATGCCGTCATTGGTCTCTTCATTCTTGGCCTGCTCGTTTTTCGCCTGGTCTGGGGCGTGCTCGGCTCGACCTACGCCCGTTTTGCCCAGTTCTTCCCGACGCCGGGCCGCATCCGCGCCTACCTGAAGGGAGAGTGGCAGGGCGAGGGGCATAATCCGCTCGGCGCACTCTCGGTTTTTGCCCTGCTCGGACTGTTGACCGTACAGGTTTTGACCGGTCTGTTCAGCAACGATGACATCGCTTTCGTCGGCCCGCTTTTCGATCTGGTGAGCAAGGATCTGAGCAATCGTCTGACCGGCATTCATCATTTGGTCGCCGACGGCCTGATCATCCTCGTCGTGCTGCACATCGCAGCGGTCGCCTTCTATGTACGGGTCAAGAACAAGAACCTGGTCAAGCCGATGCTGACCGGCTGGCAGGAGGGCGAAGGCAAGTCGGCGACGGGCGGCGGTGCTGTCGCTTTCGTCGTGGCTGTGCTGATCGCCGCGGCGGTCGTTTATGGCGCCAGCGGCGTCTGGTTGCCGGAGCCACCGCCGCCACCGCCGGCGGCCGAAACGCCGAGCTGGTAA
- a CDS encoding bacteriohemerythrin, with amino-acid sequence MDNSDFTEWQPHYSVGNALLDGQHKQLLQLCGRAIRCMEQTGNEGIAHFQDVLNELSDYVREHFNLEEAMLRECAFPMYEKHRQEHIAYQLKLTELLLTAGLGEYDRAGLTHCLSEWWNEHILHTDKQYVQYLRDTD; translated from the coding sequence ATGGACAATAGCGACTTTACCGAATGGCAACCCCATTACAGTGTCGGCAATGCCTTGCTGGATGGGCAACACAAGCAACTCCTGCAACTGTGCGGCCGCGCCATCCGCTGCATGGAGCAAACCGGCAACGAAGGCATCGCACATTTTCAGGATGTCCTGAACGAGCTCTCGGACTACGTGCGCGAGCACTTCAACCTGGAAGAGGCGATGCTGCGCGAATGCGCCTTCCCGATGTACGAAAAGCATCGCCAGGAACACATCGCCTACCAGCTCAAGCTGACCGAGCTATTGCTTACCGCCGGCCTCGGCGAATACGACCGGGCAGGCCTGACCCACTGCCTTTCCGAGTGGTGGAATGAACACATCCTGCATACCGACAAGCAATACGTGCAGTATCTGCGCGACACCGATTAG
- the tgt gene encoding tRNA guanosine(34) transglycosylase Tgt: MQFELLKTDGAARRGTVTLAHGQVQTPVFMPVGTYGTVKAMTPQSLNDIGAQICLGNTFHLWLRPGLDVVAAHNGLHDFMNWQKPILTDSGGFQVFSLGAMRKITEEGVKFSSPHDGAKLFLTPEISMQIQKVLNSDIVMIFDECTPYPASHDEAAKSMRMSMRWAQRSRDEHNRLENHNALFGIVQGGMYEDLRDESVAGLCDIGFDGMAIGGLSVGEPKDDMARILAHTAPRLPTNKPRYLMGVGTPEDLVNGVKNGIDMFDCVMPTRNARNGHLFTRFGDVKIKNARYKLDTGPLDPSCTCYTCTQFTRSYLHHLFRNGEILGGMLNTIHNLHFYQTIMAEMRAAIEAGTLEQWSAAFAQDRSAGQ, from the coding sequence ATGCAATTTGAACTCCTCAAGACCGATGGCGCCGCCCGCCGCGGCACCGTGACCCTGGCCCATGGCCAGGTCCAGACCCCCGTCTTCATGCCGGTCGGCACCTACGGCACGGTCAAGGCGATGACGCCGCAAAGTCTCAACGACATCGGCGCGCAGATCTGCCTGGGCAACACCTTCCACCTGTGGCTGCGCCCCGGCCTCGATGTCGTTGCCGCGCACAACGGCCTGCACGATTTCATGAACTGGCAGAAGCCCATCCTCACCGACTCGGGCGGCTTCCAGGTCTTCTCGCTGGGCGCCATGCGCAAGATCACCGAGGAAGGCGTCAAATTCAGCTCGCCGCACGACGGCGCCAAGCTCTTCCTGACACCGGAAATCTCGATGCAGATCCAGAAGGTGCTCAATTCCGACATCGTGATGATCTTCGACGAGTGCACGCCTTACCCGGCCAGCCATGACGAAGCCGCCAAATCGATGCGCATGTCGATGCGCTGGGCGCAACGTTCGCGTGACGAGCACAACAGGCTGGAAAACCATAACGCGCTGTTCGGCATCGTCCAGGGCGGCATGTATGAAGACCTGCGCGACGAATCGGTGGCCGGCCTGTGCGACATCGGCTTCGACGGCATGGCGATCGGCGGCCTCTCGGTCGGCGAACCCAAGGACGACATGGCGCGCATCCTGGCCCATACCGCGCCGCGCCTGCCGACCAACAAGCCGCGCTACCTGATGGGCGTCGGCACGCCGGAAGACCTGGTCAATGGCGTCAAGAACGGCATCGACATGTTCGACTGCGTGATGCCGACCCGCAACGCGCGCAACGGCCACCTGTTCACTCGCTTCGGCGACGTCAAGATCAAGAACGCCCGCTACAAGCTGGATACCGGCCCGCTCGATCCGTCCTGCACCTGCTACACCTGCACGCAATTCACGCGCAGCTACCTGCACCACCTCTTCCGCAATGGCGAAATCCTCGGCGGCATGCTCAACACCATCCACAACTTGCATTTCTACCAGACCATCATGGCCGAAATGCGCGCCGCCATCGAGGCCGGGACGCTCGAGCAGTGGTCGGCCGCCTTTGCCCAGGACCGTTCTGCGGGCCAATGA
- a CDS encoding sensor histidine kinase yields MRVNIRDFFDLLIRWPLIAGFLAIFLLVGSVHAGGTPEHDRLAPPLRLGVELPYGVLVDPTGKLSHEEVAALPSERFAKYQGAFAAGFTTSAFWLRVDLPPQAKTNQESWLVLSPPFIDSVQIFESTAIGWRRHEGGDLLPLSTREMDSRDFVFRLKPQGNQPLYIRVASTSTVILYGALWQPAAFATQALPEARNWGLYFGTMAFIGILLVGLVVIFRQRRFVVLLLTCLFNYGMVAGLQGFHVWLLWPESPQLASMSLGILVCLGSATGILLVRECLSLSRSFPRIDKLYLATASLLVIGALSVPLNLYHWVAGWVTLATELASLGAFIMALILALRDNRLQLAFALAFLVHFLAVAPALAINFGLLAPSRAMHTLWQYELIPHMLVIAGIFLFEIRRAHVQWVSEQNEALLATREAKTLLEAKVQERTRDLSLAQASLQYALDNERQALFEHRQFMAMVSHEFRTPLAVIDATANNLTEVPPQDDEDLQMRARQVLRATRRLTKLTDTCLADARLRDDAFALHWADVPLEILVREAADIVIWSAKNTLVTDFSRAPEIWRCDPALLRIALSNLLDNAVKYGGPGEVKVSVAKADDDLLIEVSDQGQGIAEADRIRIFERYQRGVNVPEGKGGGLGLAVIRMIAKAHGGSIELRTKETPGCLFALRLPRQGSDDVQS; encoded by the coding sequence GGTTTTCTGGCGATATTTCTATTGGTTGGTAGCGTCCATGCTGGGGGCACTCCCGAGCATGACAGGCTCGCTCCGCCCCTGCGACTGGGCGTTGAATTGCCCTACGGTGTGCTGGTTGACCCGACCGGCAAGCTGTCGCATGAAGAGGTCGCGGCTCTACCCAGCGAACGCTTTGCCAAATACCAGGGCGCTTTTGCCGCCGGCTTTACAACGAGCGCCTTCTGGCTGCGCGTAGACTTGCCGCCACAGGCTAAAACCAATCAGGAAAGCTGGCTGGTATTGAGCCCACCGTTCATAGATTCCGTGCAGATTTTCGAGTCGACAGCAATCGGCTGGCGCAGGCACGAGGGGGGTGATCTGTTGCCCCTGTCAACGCGCGAAATGGATTCCCGCGACTTTGTGTTCCGCCTTAAGCCGCAAGGCAATCAACCGCTTTACATCCGCGTGGCCAGCACCAGTACCGTAATTTTGTATGGCGCCCTATGGCAACCGGCGGCTTTTGCGACACAGGCTTTGCCTGAGGCGCGCAATTGGGGCTTGTACTTCGGCACGATGGCTTTCATAGGCATCCTGCTGGTTGGCCTAGTCGTCATTTTTCGCCAACGACGCTTTGTGGTGCTGCTGCTGACTTGTCTTTTCAATTACGGGATGGTCGCGGGGTTGCAAGGTTTTCACGTCTGGCTTCTGTGGCCCGAATCACCGCAACTGGCCAGCATGAGCCTGGGCATTCTGGTGTGCCTGGGGAGTGCAACCGGGATTTTGCTGGTGCGGGAATGTTTATCGCTTTCCCGAAGTTTCCCGCGCATCGACAAGTTATATCTCGCAACTGCCAGCCTTCTGGTCATCGGTGCCTTGAGCGTACCGCTCAATCTTTACCACTGGGTCGCAGGCTGGGTGACGCTGGCCACTGAATTGGCCAGTCTGGGCGCCTTCATCATGGCGCTGATTCTGGCGTTGCGGGACAACAGATTGCAACTGGCCTTTGCGCTGGCTTTTCTGGTTCATTTTCTGGCGGTTGCACCGGCACTTGCCATCAACTTCGGCTTGTTGGCGCCCTCGCGTGCCATGCACACGCTTTGGCAATACGAGTTGATCCCGCACATGCTGGTGATAGCCGGCATCTTCCTGTTTGAAATCCGGCGCGCGCATGTGCAGTGGGTCAGTGAGCAAAACGAAGCGTTACTGGCGACCCGGGAGGCCAAAACCTTGCTCGAAGCCAAGGTGCAGGAACGCACTCGGGACTTGTCGCTGGCACAAGCCTCCTTGCAATACGCCCTCGATAACGAGCGCCAGGCGCTGTTTGAACATCGGCAATTCATGGCCATGGTCTCGCACGAATTTCGCACGCCGCTGGCGGTGATTGATGCAACGGCAAACAACCTGACCGAGGTGCCGCCACAGGATGATGAGGACTTGCAGATGCGAGCCAGACAGGTGCTGCGCGCCACACGCCGCCTGACAAAACTGACCGATACCTGCCTCGCCGATGCCCGCCTGCGTGACGATGCCTTTGCCTTGCATTGGGCAGACGTACCTCTGGAAATCCTGGTGCGCGAGGCGGCGGATATCGTCATCTGGTCGGCAAAGAACACACTGGTTACTGATTTTTCCCGGGCACCTGAAATATGGCGCTGCGATCCGGCATTGCTGCGCATTGCCCTCTCCAACCTGCTCGATAACGCGGTCAAATACGGCGGCCCGGGCGAGGTGAAAGTTTCAGTCGCCAAAGCCGACGACGACTTGCTGATCGAAGTCAGCGATCAAGGGCAAGGCATTGCCGAAGCTGACCGCATCAGGATATTCGAGCGTTACCAGCGCGGCGTCAATGTACCGGAAGGTAAAGGTGGCGGGCTTGGACTGGCTGTTATCCGGATGATTGCCAAAGCGCATGGCGGCAGCATTGAACTGCGGACCAAGGAAACGCCCGGCTGCCTGTTTGCGCTACGCTTGCCACGACAAGGGAGTGACGATGTCCAATCCTGA
- the yajC gene encoding preprotein translocase subunit YajC: MISLAHAQTAAANDPTGGLMQYLPLLIMVAAMWLLFIRPQMKKAKEHKALIDALAKGDEVVTGGGLVGKIVKVGDNYVTLEVAEGTEVVVQKPAIGLVLPKGTLKSL; encoded by the coding sequence ATGATTAGTCTTGCCCACGCCCAGACCGCTGCCGCCAACGACCCGACCGGCGGCCTGATGCAGTACCTCCCGCTGCTTATCATGGTGGCCGCCATGTGGCTGCTCTTCATCCGTCCGCAGATGAAGAAGGCCAAGGAACACAAGGCCCTGATCGATGCGCTGGCCAAGGGTGACGAAGTCGTCACGGGCGGCGGCCTGGTTGGCAAGATCGTCAAGGTTGGCGACAACTACGTGACCCTCGAAGTTGCCGAAGGTACCGAAGTCGTCGTGCAAAAACCGGCCATCGGCCTGGTTCTGCCGAAGGGCACGCTGAAGTCGCTGTAA
- a CDS encoding transporter, whose translation MSNPEMKMPIRRHLAAATALMLGLSANAAVNDVLPADFFPLATGTTTFAVYAYNRQFSGPYSHGNKLLDGELSSQIVALRAGHFIEVAGMPVSLVAVLPWSQNAVSPTPLARALGEEARGLGDLRFGATGWLLANRESGEYIGLTSLLFVPSGDYDSRQALNVGENRYKFTLNGGWIKPLGSGVIFELVPEVAWFGDNTDYVGGRTLKQKTAYALSSHLRYRANQNWQFHLGSQINRGGETRINAVDQHNAPDNSRAVLGTTYLTDDKSHQFIFRVARDLEVKNGFKINSEIMLRYMKIF comes from the coding sequence ATGTCCAATCCTGAAATGAAAATGCCGATTCGCCGCCATTTGGCCGCGGCGACAGCACTGATGCTTGGCTTGTCGGCAAATGCTGCGGTCAATGACGTTTTGCCGGCCGATTTTTTCCCGCTGGCAACCGGCACGACGACCTTTGCCGTGTATGCATACAATCGCCAGTTTAGCGGCCCTTACAGCCACGGCAACAAACTGCTCGACGGCGAATTGTCGTCACAGATTGTTGCCTTGCGCGCGGGACATTTCATTGAGGTGGCAGGGATGCCGGTTTCGCTGGTAGCTGTTTTGCCGTGGTCGCAAAATGCCGTCAGCCCGACGCCACTGGCGCGCGCCCTGGGCGAAGAAGCCCGCGGCCTGGGCGATCTTCGTTTTGGCGCAACCGGCTGGCTATTGGCCAACCGCGAGAGTGGCGAATATATCGGCCTCACCAGCCTCTTGTTCGTCCCAAGCGGGGATTACGACAGCCGCCAAGCACTGAATGTCGGCGAAAACCGCTACAAATTCACACTGAACGGCGGCTGGATTAAGCCGCTGGGTAGCGGGGTCATTTTTGAGCTAGTCCCTGAAGTCGCGTGGTTCGGCGACAACACCGACTACGTTGGGGGACGTACTCTGAAGCAGAAAACCGCCTATGCACTCAGCAGCCACCTGCGCTATCGCGCCAATCAGAACTGGCAGTTTCATTTGGGCAGTCAGATCAATCGCGGTGGCGAAACACGGATCAACGCGGTTGACCAGCATAACGCACCGGATAATTCACGCGCCGTGCTGGGAACGACCTACCTGACGGATGACAAATCACATCAGTTTATTTTCCGGGTGGCACGGGATCTTGAGGTTAAGAACGGCTTCAAGATCAATAGCGAAATTATGCTGCGGTATATGAAAATATTTTAG